The Benincasa hispida cultivar B227 chromosome 11, ASM972705v1, whole genome shotgun sequence genome has a segment encoding these proteins:
- the LOC120089765 gene encoding uncharacterized protein LOC120089765, whose product MIPRKDGSRIDTSELKAMIYRKLGHQKSEKYFDHLKKLLSLKINKREFDKFCIQIIGREIIPLHNRLIRAILQNACGAKTPPVLNSTRKVGGNLSVKVVNGYQRSCLQSLHGDTFLSSPRKCRSPVSRDRKIRDRPSPLGPCGKPQNMALEELSFKAQEQQSATEMHSLGSRPPVEMASVEDGEEVEQVAGSPGVQSRSPVTAPLGISMNFVGSSKTLSNVPVRRNYYVTTCQDGGELPDTRLLRTHLRQKLETEQIDISVDGVNLLNNALDVYLKRLIEPCLNFSRSRCERMKYTGNQPITGSRIAFQEQHRHRAQQLNNASLLDFRVAMQLNPEVLGRDWTMQLEKISLRASEE is encoded by the coding sequence ATGATTCCAAGGAAAGACGGTTCTCGTATAGACACTTCTGAGCTGAAAGCCATGATCTATCGGAAGCTTGGACATCAAAAGTCGGAGAAATACTTTGATCACCTCAAGAAATTGTTGAGTTTAAAGATTAACAAAAGGGAATTCGACAAGTTTTGCATTCAGATTATTGGGAGGGAGATTATACCTCTTCATAATCGTCTTATCAGAGCAATTCTTCAAAATGCTTGTGGGGCTAAAACTCCCCCTGTTCTTAATAGTACAAGGAAAGTTGGAGGCAATCTCAGTGTAAAGGTTGTGAATGGatatcagaggagttgtcttcAATCGCTTCATGGGGATACGTTCCTTTCTTCTCCCCGAAAGTGTAGGTCTCCGGTTAGTAGAGACCGCAAGATTCGAGATCGTCCAAGTCCTTTGGGACCATGTGGGAAGCCACAGAATATGGCACTTGAAGAATTGTCTTTCAAGGCACAAGAACAGCAAAGTGCAACAGAGATGCATTCTCTTGGCAGCCGTCCTCCTGTCGAAATGGCGTCCGTAGAAGACGGAGAAGAGGTTGAGCAGGTGGCTGGAAGTCCAGGAGTTCAGAGCAGAAGCCCAGTTACTGCTCCGCTTGGTATATCCATGAACTTCGTTGGTTCTAGTAAAACTCTCTCTAATGTTCCTGTCAGAAGAAACTACTATGTAACAACTTGTCAAGATGGTGGCGAGCTACCCGACACCAGGTTGCTAAGAACGCATTTGAGGCAGAAGTTGGAAACAGAGCAGATTGATATATCTGTCGATGGCGTAAACCTTCTTAACAATGCACTGGATGTTTATTTAAAGAGGTTAATCGAGCCATGTTTGAATTTCTCTCGGTCAAGGTGCGAGCGAATGAAATATACAGGCAATCAACCAATAACTGGCTCAAGAATCGCTTTCCAGGAACAACATCGACATCGAGCTCAACAATTGAATAACGCATCCTTGTTGGACTTCCGTGTCGCAATGCAACTGAATCCTGAAGTACTTGGGAGAGACTGGACGATGCAGCTTGAGAAAATCAGTTTACGAGCTTCTGAAGAGTGA
- the LOC120090095 gene encoding PXMP2/4 family protein 4-like: protein MIGAFRRSSGISGLLHFRHFSQLKSSKAFEATAIVRKQSQPIRPYFRLPDSFRKTKEVGVFPSVQQSSVSSGFSIVKVEFLEWYLAMVKCRPVLTKSVTSALIYTAADLSSQTISLSSSEPYDLIRTLRMAGYGMLILGPSLHYWFNLMSKLFPKKDLFSTFKKMAMGQGLFGPSMTAVFFSMNAFLQGENGAEIIARLKRDLLPTMLNGVMYWPVCDFITFKFAPVHLQALVSNSFSYVWTVYMTYMASLEKAAS, encoded by the exons ATGATCGGCGCCTTTCGGAGAAGCTCTGGGATTTCTGGGTTGTTGCATTTCCGCCATTTTTCTCAGTTGAAAAGTTCTAAAGCTTTTGAAGCTACTGCGATCGTTAGGAAGCAAAGTCAGCCCATTCGGCCGTACTTCCGGTTGCCGGATTCTTTCAGGAAGACGAAGGAGGTTGGTGTTTTTCCGTCGGTGCAGCAATCGTCTGTTTCATCAGGTTTTTCGATTGTGAAGGTTGAGTTTCTTGAATGGTATTTGGCGATGGTCAAATGTCGTCCTGTTCTTACCAAGAGTGTCACTTCTGCGCTTATTTACACGGCTGCTGATTTGTCGTCTCAG ACCATTTCTCTGTCATCTTCAGAGCCATATGATTTAATTCGAACATTACGCATGGCTGGATATGGTATGTTGATTCTAGGGCCATCTCTCCATTACTGGTTCAACTTAATGTCAAAACTCTTCCCCAAGAAAGATCTATTCTCCACCTTCAAGAAAATGGCCATGGGCCAAGGTCTCTTTGGCCCTTCCATGACAGCCGTTTTCTTCTCCATGAATGCATTTCTCCAAG GTGAAAATGGTGCTGAAATTATTGCCCGATTGAAACGAGATTTGCTTCCTACCATGCTCAATGGTGTTATGTACTGGCCAGTTTGCGATTTCATTACGTTTAAATTTGCCCCTGTTCATCTTCAA GCGTTGGTTAGCAATTCTTTTTCGTACGTGTGGACAGTTTACATGACATACATGGCGAGCCTTGAGAAAGCTGCTTCTTGA